The following are encoded together in the Citrus sinensis cultivar Valencia sweet orange chromosome 1, DVS_A1.0, whole genome shotgun sequence genome:
- the LOC102620959 gene encoding protein TIME FOR COFFEE isoform X3: MDRNREARRGVTLAASNGLSRRRHRSNSLRDSPEEDGILELQETARLRDRKKDRERERERERDRDRERERDRERERDRLSRSSKRRRSDKFMHGSMREDGGDETSEESVNDDEDDDEDDGGGGNSSSMRMLPPNPSTSSSSMLNHHNNHHHHHHHHSSNNHNSNSNNNNHSRKSFPPPAKVVRATPPTVSSTTATTIGTWKAPDEMIGVSVPRKARSASTKRSHEWASSGGAGGVSGEHIHRQPSTSPVRPSVPTVMATPAPASPSSSNVSVRKKMKPNGPKQRPPKSTTNKSSSSAQDEIEIEIAEVLYGMMRQPQGPSKQEIGGADSASREISNNNNNNKPSGDAKSRVSSPISNSPSTLPHSSSILPTNSSSSTAPMSVIAPKRKRPRPVKYDDENTSMFSVRSSPISPSTKVETDQSAKAEASPNLEKNSATAAAENGSISYDLGSSQASEPQLESAKPESKALLADSKGLTEELESGGGLCVAKEEPKSPKKESNGGLRSDDDRRDNMAVNKANSAPSEVEIQREEKFHIDLMEQKPVGKVDEKEVKIVKDDASVEAEQKKAKTVAEESEPQKPAVGKEKNVDLHFDLEKSDRDSGSGSGSVAGNKLQQHVQNQKQQQQQPPVPEKTAQSNSLPLPLSMASWPGALPPMGYMAPLQGVVSMDGTAVSSAAVRHVPPHVLFSQPRPKRCATHCYIARNIHYHQQFTKMNPFWPAAAGSASLYGAKAACNLNVVPPTELQGSFSGRGVNTVPDKGQGLAIFPSHSGKDGKSSQPATIMDAAQRKQVLLQQALPPGAPSNILHAPAFIFPLSQQQAAAAAAVRPGSVKSPPAASSAVSSSALNSATVSATATAGAPATAMSFNYPNMPANETQYLAILQNSGYPFPISAHVGAPPPYRGTHTQPMPFFNGSTFYSSQMLHPSQLQQQQQLQQPLPTQSQQSQQGHQNASISSGSSSSHKHLQNQQQRPHGSGINGTSSTLQGFPTPKNQPQLQMQQRQQQQNQQAPHQARQPESEMGGEESPSTADSRVSRANMNIYGQNFAMTLPPPNFAFMTTASMSGATSTSEKKPQQQQSSKAGVDSVSPQTFAMTFAPINGAATAPGFDISSIAHNPALLQSLPEAFRHNYQIVAAAQAAQQKKNYRVSEESKNGGNDASNAEEERKSMTGKPPATVGQSIAFSRQDLTDAQVSAMTSNTVLDSSTRTLNLVSVPARSNVSVMPASMSNANASAAQQQLQRSQQQMMHLQKHQQFAAAPQRSKTPATSNGTVYSDHLPASSMAAKFPNALSVFPQNLVQSSSPPSQSPQWKNSGRTSTSQVASQSLGPSSTSSLKNLPQHQGRAQQSHTQISFAANPKSSSAQGQPPNNNQCASPPMMVGSPTTSMSKTSAGGSPRTTVTTSTSNKGGQASLTSQQAKNSPSMPGRKSSPVPSMLGNPNISSSSSTGAKQQQQQQQMSKHAFQQAQLLFSNAAAYLQPQGQHGTSTSSSASAGGGFFIQRHRDQQLQQQPGSSATSSSGMLSLCTPVTHSNSGTSDPAKAVAAVSNMKGGGLPSQGLVHAGQFATTQSSGKQHQLVPPGFPYVHAVPTAVQVKPAEQKQPAGE, translated from the exons ATGGACAGAAACAGAGAAGCACGAAGAGGAGTTACTTTGGCCGCGTCAAATGGCTTGTCGAGAAGACGACACCGTAGTAATAGTCTTAGGGACTCTCCAG aaGAAGACGGAATATTGGAGTTACAAGAAACGGCGAGGCTAAGAGATCGGAAGAAAGACCGCGAGCGTGAGCGTGAGCGTGAACGTGACCGTGACAGAGAGCGTGAGCGTGACagggaaagagagagagatcgGCTGAGCAGGAGTAGTAAGAGGCGGAGAAGCGATAAGTTTATGCACGGGAGTATGAGAGAAGATGGAGGTGATGAAACTTCAGAGGAGAGTGTGAACGATGATGAAGATGACGATGAAGACGACGGAGGTGGAGGAAATTCTTCTTCTATGCGGATGCTCCCACCGAATCCATCCACGTCATCATCGTCGATGTTGAATCATCATAACAATCATCACCACCATCACCACCATCATAGTAGTAATAATCacaatagtaatagtaataataataatcatagtCGTAAGAGTTTTCCGCCGCCGGCGAAAGTTGTTAGAGCGACGCCGCCGACGGTTTCATCCACCACTGCAACCACCATCGGTACCTGGAAGGCCCCGGATGAGATGATTGGCGTGTCGGTACCTAGAAAAGCCCGGTCAG caTCTACTAAGAGGTCGCATGAATGGGCTTCAAGTGGCGGTGCCGGTGGAGTTAGTGGAGAACATATTCACCGGCAACCGTCTACGTCACCGGTGAGGCCTAGTGTTCCGACAGTGATGGCCACTCCAGCTCCGGCTTCGCCCTCGTCTTCTAATGTTTCAGTTAGGAAAAAGATG AAGCCCAACGGACCGAAGCAAAGGCCACCAAAATCAACGACCAACAAGTCATCGTCATCAGCTCAGGATGAGATTGAGATCGAGATCGCTGAAGTTTTATACGGGATGATGAGGCAGCCACAGGGTCCGTCGAAGCAAGAAATTGGGGGTGCCGATTCGGCTTCAAGGGAAATTagtaataacaacaacaacaacaagccCAGCGGTGATGCAAAATCCAGAGTTTCTTCTCCGATCTCCAACTCTCCATCTACACTTCCTCACTCTTCTTCAATTTTGCCCACAAATTCTAGCTCTTCCACTGCTCCCATGTCTGTTATTG CTCCAAAGAGGAAGAGGCCGCGGCCTGTCAAGTATGATGACGAGAATACTTCGATGTTTTCGGTGCGTAGCAGTCCCATTTCGCCTAGCACAAAGGTTGAGACGGATCAATCTGCCAAGGCCGAAGCTTCACCGAATTTGGAGAAGAATTCGGCCACTGCAGCTGCGGAGAATGGTTCAATTTCTTACGATTTGGGGAGCTCACAAGCCTCTGAGCCACAGCTGGAGTCTGCGAAGCCAGAGAGTAAGGCTTTGTTAGCTGATTCAAAGGGTTTGACTGAAGAATTGGAGAGTGGAGGAGGTTTGTGTGTCGCAAAGGAGGAGCCTAAGTCCCCCAAGAAGGAATCCAACGGTGGTCTCAGATCAGATGATGATCGTCGAGACAATATGGCTGTGAACAAAGC GAATTCAGCGCCATCTGAGGTTGAAATCCAGCGTGAGGAAAAGTTCCACATAGATCTGATG GAACAGAAGCCTGTGGGAAAGGTTGATGAGAAGGAAGTGAAAATTGTCAAAGATGATGCGAGTGTTGAAGCAGAACAAAAGAAGGCAAAGACTGTAGCTGAAGAAAGTGAACCGCAGAAGCCAGCTGTGGGTAAAGAGAAGAATGTGGATCTTCACTTTGATTTGGAAAAGAGTGATAGGGATAGTGGTAGCGGTAGTGGTAGCGTAGCTGGCAACAAGCTGCAGCAGCATGTCCAAAACCaaaagcagcagcagcagcaacctCCAGTCCCTGAGAAAACTG ctcaatcaaattctttgccTCTTCCACTCTCAATGGCTAGTTGGCCTGGTGCCCTTCCTCCGATGGG ATACATGGCACCTTTACAAGGAGTTGTATCCATGGATGGAACTGCTGTCTCTTCTGCTGCTGTACGACATgtg CCTCCACATGTGTTGTTTTCTCAACCTAGACCAAAAAGGTGTGCAACGCATTGCTACATTGCTCGGAATATACACTACCACCAGcaatttacaaaaatgaatCCTTTCTGGCCAGCGGCAGCTGGTTCTGCTTCACTTTATGGCGCCAAGGCAGCGTGCAATCTCAATGTTGTGCCTCCCACAGAATTGCAAGGAAGCTTTTCAGGAAGAGGTGTGAATACTGTGCCAGATAAGGGGCAGGGTCTGGCAATCTTTCCTAGTCATTCTGGGAAAGATGGCAAAAGTTCTCAGCCTGCCACCATTATGGATGCTGCACAAAGAAAGCAGGTTTTACTTCAGCAAGCTCTACCACCAGGAGCTCCTAGTAACATATTG CACGCGCCAGCTTTTATCTTTCCTTTGAGCCAGCAACAGGCagcagctgctgctgctgttcgACCTGGATCTGTTAAGTCTCCTCCGGCCGCTAGTAGTGCTGTGTCATCCAGTGCATTAAATTCTGCCACAGTTAGTGCTACTGCAACAGCTGGAGCTCCAGCCACAGCAATGAGCTTCAACTACCCAAATATGCCGGCCAATGAGACCCAGTACCTGGCAATTTTGCAGAACAGTGGGTACCCATTCCCAATTTCTGCACATGTAGGAGCACCGCCTCCTTATAGAGGAACTCATACTCAACCTATGCCATTCTTTAATGGGTCTACTTTCTATTCTTCTCAAATGCTTCATCCTTCACAGcttcagcagcagcagcaactaCAGCAACCTTTACCAACTCAGTCACAGCAAAGTCAACAAGGTCATCAAAACGCAAGCATTTCCAGTGGCTCCTCTTCGTCCCATAAACATTTACAGAATCAGCAGCAGAGGCCACATGGCAGTGGCATCAATGGTACCAGTAGTACTTTGCAAGGTTTTCCAACCCCAAAGAACCAACCTCAACTACAGATGCAGCAGCGGCAACAACAACAGAACCAACAAGCTCCTCATCAAGCTCGCCAGCCTGAGAGTGAAATGGGTGGCGAAGAGAGCCCATCAACTGCGGATAGTCGTGTATCTCGTGCAAATATGAACATTTATGGCCAAAATTTTGCAATGACTTTACCCCCACCAAACTTTGCTTTTATGACTACTGCATCAATGAGTGGTGCCACTAGTACATCTGAAAAGAAGCCGCAGCAACAGCAGAGCTCCAAGGCTGGAGTTGATTCTGTGTCACCTCAAACTTTTGCAATGACATTTGCTCCTATTAATGGTGCTGCTACAGCTCCTGGGTTTGACATTTCTTCCATTGCACATAATCCTGCTCTTCTTCAGAGCCTTCCAGAGGCTTTTAGGCATAACTACCAGATTGTGGCTGCTGCCCAGGCAGCACagcagaaaaagaattacCGTGTTTCTGAAGAAAGCAAAAATGGAGGTAATGATGCTTCTAATGcggaagaagaaagaaagtcGATGACTGGAAAACCACCTGCAACTGTTGGGCAGTCCATTGCTTTCTCAAGGCAGGATTTAACTGATGCACAGGTTTCTGCAATGACAAGCAACACTGTACTTGATAGTTCAACACGAACCCTTAACCTTGTTTCTGTGCCTGCCCGGAGTAATGTTTCAGTTATGCCTGCTTCTATGAGCAATGCCAATGCTTCTGCTGCGCAGCAGCAACTGCAGCGGAGTCAGCAACAAATGATGCATCTTCAGAAGCACCAGCAGTTTGCTGCTGCCCCCCAACGAAGCAAAACCCCAGCAACAAGTAATGGAACTGTTTACTCTGACCATCTACCTGCATCATCTATGGCTGCAAAGTTCCCTAATGCCTTGTCTGTATTTCCACAAAACCTTGTCCAAAGTAGCAGCCCCCCATCTCAATCTCCGCAGTGGAAGAATTCTGGGAGGACAAGCACTTCTCAAGTTGCTTCACAATCTCTTGGCCCATCTTCCACATCATCTCTTAAAAATCTTCCCCAACACCAAGGCAGAGCACAGCAAAGCCACACACAAATATCATTTGCAGCTAACCCCAAATCATCATCCGCACAGGGGCAACCACCAAACAATAACCAATGTGCTTCTCCTCCAATGATGGTAGGTTCACCCACAACTTCAATGTCCAAGACTAGTGCAGGTGGAAGCCCGAGGACAACAGTCACCACTTCCACCAGCAACAAAGGTGGCCAAGCCTCATTAACATCTCAGCAAGCCAAGAATTCACCATCAATGCCTGGCCGGAAGTCATCTCCAGTTCCATCAATGCTTGGGAACCCCAATATCTCGTCTTCAAGTAGTACTGGAGctaagcagcagcagcagcagcaacaaatGTCAAAACATGCATTTCAACAAGCACAACTGTTATTCTCCAATGCTGCTGCTTACTTGCAACCTCAAGGTCAACATGGCACGAGTACATCTTCATCAGCCTCAGCTGGAGGTGGGTTTTTCATCCAAAGGCATCGTGATCAACAGCTGCAGCAGCAGCCTGGCTCCTCGGCAACTTCCTCTTCTGGGATGCTGTCATTATGTACGCCAGTTACTCATTCTAATTCGGGCACTTCTGATCCGGCCAAGGCTGTAGCTGCAGTTAGCAATATGAAAGGTGGTGGCTTGCCTTCACAGGGTCTTGTCCATGCTGGTCAATTTGCTACTACACAGTCTTCTGGGAAGCAACATCAGCTTGTTCCTCCTGGCTTCCCATATGTTCATGCAGTTCCCACTGCGGTCCAGGTGAAACCAGCGGAGCAGAAACAACCCGCTGGTGAGTAA
- the LOC102620959 gene encoding protein TIME FOR COFFEE isoform X1: MDRNREARRGVTLAASNGLSRRRHRSNSLRDSPEEDGILELQETARLRDRKKDRERERERERDRDRERERDRERERDRLSRSSKRRRSDKFMHGSMREDGGDETSEESVNDDEDDDEDDGGGGNSSSMRMLPPNPSTSSSSMLNHHNNHHHHHHHHSSNNHNSNSNNNNHSRKSFPPPAKVVRATPPTVSSTTATTIGTWKAPDEMIGVSVPRKARSASTKRSHEWASSGGAGGVSGEHIHRQPSTSPVRPSVPTVMATPAPASPSSSNVSVRKKMKPNGPKQRPPKSTTNKSSSSAQDEIEIEIAEVLYGMMRQPQGPSKQEIGGADSASREISNNNNNNKPSGDAKSRVSSPISNSPSTLPHSSSILPTNSSSSTAPMSVIAPKRKRPRPVKYDDENTSMFSVRSSPISPSTKVETDQSAKAEASPNLEKNSATAAAENGSISYDLGSSQASEPQLESAKPESKALLADSKGLTEELESGGGLCVAKEEPKSPKKESNGGLRSDDDRRDNMAVNKANSAPSEVEIQREEKFHIDLMAPPLRSSPERDGEVDFVAADMKPEQKPVGKVDEKEVKIVKDDASVEAEQKKAKTVAEESEPQKPAVGKEKNVDLHFDLEKSDRDSGSGSGSVAGNKLQQHVQNQKQQQQQPPVPEKTAQSNSLPLPLSMASWPGALPPMGYMAPLQGVVSMDGTAVSSAAVRHVPPHVLFSQPRPKRCATHCYIARNIHYHQQFTKMNPFWPAAAGSASLYGAKAACNLNVVPPTELQGSFSGRGVNTVPDKGQGLAIFPSHSGKDGKSSQPATIMDAAQRKQVLLQQALPPGAPSNILHAPAFIFPLSQQQAAAAAAVRPGSVKSPPAASSAVSSSALNSATVSATATAGAPATAMSFNYPNMPANETQYLAILQNSGYPFPISAHVGAPPPYRGTHTQPMPFFNGSTFYSSQMLHPSQLQQQQQLQQPLPTQSQQSQQGHQNASISSGSSSSHKHLQNQQQRPHGSGINGTSSTLQGFPTPKNQPQLQMQQRQQQQNQQAPHQARQPESEMGGEESPSTADSRVSRANMNIYGQNFAMTLPPPNFAFMTTASMSGATSTSEKKPQQQQSSKAGVDSVSPQTFAMTFAPINGAATAPGFDISSIAHNPALLQSLPEAFRHNYQIVAAAQAAQQKKNYRVSEESKNGGNDASNAEEERKSMTGKPPATVGQSIAFSRQDLTDAQVSAMTSNTVLDSSTRTLNLVSVPARSNVSVMPASMSNANASAAQQQLQRSQQQMMHLQKHQQFAAAPQRSKTPATSNGTVYSDHLPASSMAAKFPNALSVFPQNLVQSSSPPSQSPQWKNSGRTSTSQVASQSLGPSSTSSLKNLPQHQGRAQQSHTQISFAANPKSSSAQGQPPNNNQCASPPMMVGSPTTSMSKTSAGGSPRTTVTTSTSNKGGQASLTSQQAKNSPSMPGRKSSPVPSMLGNPNISSSSSTGAKQQQQQQQMSKHAFQQAQLLFSNAAAYLQPQGQHGTSTSSSASAGGGFFIQRHRDQQLQQQPGSSATSSSGMLSLCTPVTHSNSGTSDPAKAVAAVSNMKGGGLPSQGLVHAGQFATTQSSGKQHQLVPPGFPYVHAVPTAVQVKPAEQKQPAGE; this comes from the exons ATGGACAGAAACAGAGAAGCACGAAGAGGAGTTACTTTGGCCGCGTCAAATGGCTTGTCGAGAAGACGACACCGTAGTAATAGTCTTAGGGACTCTCCAG aaGAAGACGGAATATTGGAGTTACAAGAAACGGCGAGGCTAAGAGATCGGAAGAAAGACCGCGAGCGTGAGCGTGAGCGTGAACGTGACCGTGACAGAGAGCGTGAGCGTGACagggaaagagagagagatcgGCTGAGCAGGAGTAGTAAGAGGCGGAGAAGCGATAAGTTTATGCACGGGAGTATGAGAGAAGATGGAGGTGATGAAACTTCAGAGGAGAGTGTGAACGATGATGAAGATGACGATGAAGACGACGGAGGTGGAGGAAATTCTTCTTCTATGCGGATGCTCCCACCGAATCCATCCACGTCATCATCGTCGATGTTGAATCATCATAACAATCATCACCACCATCACCACCATCATAGTAGTAATAATCacaatagtaatagtaataataataatcatagtCGTAAGAGTTTTCCGCCGCCGGCGAAAGTTGTTAGAGCGACGCCGCCGACGGTTTCATCCACCACTGCAACCACCATCGGTACCTGGAAGGCCCCGGATGAGATGATTGGCGTGTCGGTACCTAGAAAAGCCCGGTCAG caTCTACTAAGAGGTCGCATGAATGGGCTTCAAGTGGCGGTGCCGGTGGAGTTAGTGGAGAACATATTCACCGGCAACCGTCTACGTCACCGGTGAGGCCTAGTGTTCCGACAGTGATGGCCACTCCAGCTCCGGCTTCGCCCTCGTCTTCTAATGTTTCAGTTAGGAAAAAGATG AAGCCCAACGGACCGAAGCAAAGGCCACCAAAATCAACGACCAACAAGTCATCGTCATCAGCTCAGGATGAGATTGAGATCGAGATCGCTGAAGTTTTATACGGGATGATGAGGCAGCCACAGGGTCCGTCGAAGCAAGAAATTGGGGGTGCCGATTCGGCTTCAAGGGAAATTagtaataacaacaacaacaacaagccCAGCGGTGATGCAAAATCCAGAGTTTCTTCTCCGATCTCCAACTCTCCATCTACACTTCCTCACTCTTCTTCAATTTTGCCCACAAATTCTAGCTCTTCCACTGCTCCCATGTCTGTTATTG CTCCAAAGAGGAAGAGGCCGCGGCCTGTCAAGTATGATGACGAGAATACTTCGATGTTTTCGGTGCGTAGCAGTCCCATTTCGCCTAGCACAAAGGTTGAGACGGATCAATCTGCCAAGGCCGAAGCTTCACCGAATTTGGAGAAGAATTCGGCCACTGCAGCTGCGGAGAATGGTTCAATTTCTTACGATTTGGGGAGCTCACAAGCCTCTGAGCCACAGCTGGAGTCTGCGAAGCCAGAGAGTAAGGCTTTGTTAGCTGATTCAAAGGGTTTGACTGAAGAATTGGAGAGTGGAGGAGGTTTGTGTGTCGCAAAGGAGGAGCCTAAGTCCCCCAAGAAGGAATCCAACGGTGGTCTCAGATCAGATGATGATCGTCGAGACAATATGGCTGTGAACAAAGC GAATTCAGCGCCATCTGAGGTTGAAATCCAGCGTGAGGAAAAGTTCCACATAGATCTGATG GCTCCTCCATTGAGATCGTCACCAGAAAGGGACGGTGAGGTTGACTTTGTGGCTGCAGATATGAAACCG GAACAGAAGCCTGTGGGAAAGGTTGATGAGAAGGAAGTGAAAATTGTCAAAGATGATGCGAGTGTTGAAGCAGAACAAAAGAAGGCAAAGACTGTAGCTGAAGAAAGTGAACCGCAGAAGCCAGCTGTGGGTAAAGAGAAGAATGTGGATCTTCACTTTGATTTGGAAAAGAGTGATAGGGATAGTGGTAGCGGTAGTGGTAGCGTAGCTGGCAACAAGCTGCAGCAGCATGTCCAAAACCaaaagcagcagcagcagcaacctCCAGTCCCTGAGAAAACTG ctcaatcaaattctttgccTCTTCCACTCTCAATGGCTAGTTGGCCTGGTGCCCTTCCTCCGATGGG ATACATGGCACCTTTACAAGGAGTTGTATCCATGGATGGAACTGCTGTCTCTTCTGCTGCTGTACGACATgtg CCTCCACATGTGTTGTTTTCTCAACCTAGACCAAAAAGGTGTGCAACGCATTGCTACATTGCTCGGAATATACACTACCACCAGcaatttacaaaaatgaatCCTTTCTGGCCAGCGGCAGCTGGTTCTGCTTCACTTTATGGCGCCAAGGCAGCGTGCAATCTCAATGTTGTGCCTCCCACAGAATTGCAAGGAAGCTTTTCAGGAAGAGGTGTGAATACTGTGCCAGATAAGGGGCAGGGTCTGGCAATCTTTCCTAGTCATTCTGGGAAAGATGGCAAAAGTTCTCAGCCTGCCACCATTATGGATGCTGCACAAAGAAAGCAGGTTTTACTTCAGCAAGCTCTACCACCAGGAGCTCCTAGTAACATATTG CACGCGCCAGCTTTTATCTTTCCTTTGAGCCAGCAACAGGCagcagctgctgctgctgttcgACCTGGATCTGTTAAGTCTCCTCCGGCCGCTAGTAGTGCTGTGTCATCCAGTGCATTAAATTCTGCCACAGTTAGTGCTACTGCAACAGCTGGAGCTCCAGCCACAGCAATGAGCTTCAACTACCCAAATATGCCGGCCAATGAGACCCAGTACCTGGCAATTTTGCAGAACAGTGGGTACCCATTCCCAATTTCTGCACATGTAGGAGCACCGCCTCCTTATAGAGGAACTCATACTCAACCTATGCCATTCTTTAATGGGTCTACTTTCTATTCTTCTCAAATGCTTCATCCTTCACAGcttcagcagcagcagcaactaCAGCAACCTTTACCAACTCAGTCACAGCAAAGTCAACAAGGTCATCAAAACGCAAGCATTTCCAGTGGCTCCTCTTCGTCCCATAAACATTTACAGAATCAGCAGCAGAGGCCACATGGCAGTGGCATCAATGGTACCAGTAGTACTTTGCAAGGTTTTCCAACCCCAAAGAACCAACCTCAACTACAGATGCAGCAGCGGCAACAACAACAGAACCAACAAGCTCCTCATCAAGCTCGCCAGCCTGAGAGTGAAATGGGTGGCGAAGAGAGCCCATCAACTGCGGATAGTCGTGTATCTCGTGCAAATATGAACATTTATGGCCAAAATTTTGCAATGACTTTACCCCCACCAAACTTTGCTTTTATGACTACTGCATCAATGAGTGGTGCCACTAGTACATCTGAAAAGAAGCCGCAGCAACAGCAGAGCTCCAAGGCTGGAGTTGATTCTGTGTCACCTCAAACTTTTGCAATGACATTTGCTCCTATTAATGGTGCTGCTACAGCTCCTGGGTTTGACATTTCTTCCATTGCACATAATCCTGCTCTTCTTCAGAGCCTTCCAGAGGCTTTTAGGCATAACTACCAGATTGTGGCTGCTGCCCAGGCAGCACagcagaaaaagaattacCGTGTTTCTGAAGAAAGCAAAAATGGAGGTAATGATGCTTCTAATGcggaagaagaaagaaagtcGATGACTGGAAAACCACCTGCAACTGTTGGGCAGTCCATTGCTTTCTCAAGGCAGGATTTAACTGATGCACAGGTTTCTGCAATGACAAGCAACACTGTACTTGATAGTTCAACACGAACCCTTAACCTTGTTTCTGTGCCTGCCCGGAGTAATGTTTCAGTTATGCCTGCTTCTATGAGCAATGCCAATGCTTCTGCTGCGCAGCAGCAACTGCAGCGGAGTCAGCAACAAATGATGCATCTTCAGAAGCACCAGCAGTTTGCTGCTGCCCCCCAACGAAGCAAAACCCCAGCAACAAGTAATGGAACTGTTTACTCTGACCATCTACCTGCATCATCTATGGCTGCAAAGTTCCCTAATGCCTTGTCTGTATTTCCACAAAACCTTGTCCAAAGTAGCAGCCCCCCATCTCAATCTCCGCAGTGGAAGAATTCTGGGAGGACAAGCACTTCTCAAGTTGCTTCACAATCTCTTGGCCCATCTTCCACATCATCTCTTAAAAATCTTCCCCAACACCAAGGCAGAGCACAGCAAAGCCACACACAAATATCATTTGCAGCTAACCCCAAATCATCATCCGCACAGGGGCAACCACCAAACAATAACCAATGTGCTTCTCCTCCAATGATGGTAGGTTCACCCACAACTTCAATGTCCAAGACTAGTGCAGGTGGAAGCCCGAGGACAACAGTCACCACTTCCACCAGCAACAAAGGTGGCCAAGCCTCATTAACATCTCAGCAAGCCAAGAATTCACCATCAATGCCTGGCCGGAAGTCATCTCCAGTTCCATCAATGCTTGGGAACCCCAATATCTCGTCTTCAAGTAGTACTGGAGctaagcagcagcagcagcagcaacaaatGTCAAAACATGCATTTCAACAAGCACAACTGTTATTCTCCAATGCTGCTGCTTACTTGCAACCTCAAGGTCAACATGGCACGAGTACATCTTCATCAGCCTCAGCTGGAGGTGGGTTTTTCATCCAAAGGCATCGTGATCAACAGCTGCAGCAGCAGCCTGGCTCCTCGGCAACTTCCTCTTCTGGGATGCTGTCATTATGTACGCCAGTTACTCATTCTAATTCGGGCACTTCTGATCCGGCCAAGGCTGTAGCTGCAGTTAGCAATATGAAAGGTGGTGGCTTGCCTTCACAGGGTCTTGTCCATGCTGGTCAATTTGCTACTACACAGTCTTCTGGGAAGCAACATCAGCTTGTTCCTCCTGGCTTCCCATATGTTCATGCAGTTCCCACTGCGGTCCAGGTGAAACCAGCGGAGCAGAAACAACCCGCTGGTGAGTAA